A part of Desulfobacter sp. genomic DNA contains:
- a CDS encoding chemotaxis response regulator protein-glutamate methylesterase, with the protein MEPIKAVVVDDTIVYRKIVGDVLKSIPGIDVVGTANNGKIALSKIRTLKPDLITLDIEMPEVNGIEVLQELKKMDNPPMVVMLSTLTQEGSEMTIKALELGAIDFVAKPEEGKMADNLLKVKTALEPIVNLIKRRRGAPISLTRTAKPTARPAVSPVKKPAGAVKAPAIPRSVITKSEIIGIGISTGGPNALTKMIPMLPSGFKAPILIVQHMPPMFTASLANSLNNKSKLEVKEAEEGDIIQAGKVFIAPGGKQMKIVAGADGLTRKIKITDDPPENSCKPSVDYLFRSIAQHYVGRATGVIMTGMGSDGSKGLAQMKQNGSIVIAQDEESCTVFGMPKEPIETGLADVIAPLDRIAEEIVRTVAP; encoded by the coding sequence ATGGAACCCATTAAAGCCGTCGTGGTGGATGATACCATTGTCTACCGGAAAATTGTGGGGGACGTCCTAAAATCCATCCCGGGCATCGATGTGGTGGGAACGGCCAACAACGGTAAAATCGCATTGTCCAAAATCCGGACCCTGAAACCGGATCTCATCACCCTTGATATCGAAATGCCGGAAGTCAACGGCATTGAGGTACTTCAAGAACTGAAAAAAATGGACAATCCGCCCATGGTCGTGATGCTCTCCACCCTGACCCAGGAAGGCAGTGAAATGACCATCAAAGCCCTGGAGTTGGGGGCGATTGATTTTGTAGCCAAACCCGAAGAGGGGAAAATGGCAGACAATTTGCTCAAGGTGAAAACCGCCCTTGAGCCCATTGTCAATCTCATCAAACGACGCAGGGGCGCACCAATCTCCCTTACACGAACGGCGAAGCCGACGGCACGGCCCGCTGTTTCCCCCGTTAAAAAGCCGGCGGGCGCCGTAAAAGCCCCGGCCATTCCCCGGAGTGTGATCACCAAGTCCGAAATTATCGGTATCGGTATTTCCACCGGGGGCCCCAATGCCCTGACCAAAATGATTCCCATGCTGCCTTCTGGATTTAAAGCGCCCATCCTGATTGTCCAGCATATGCCTCCCATGTTCACGGCCTCTTTGGCCAACAGCCTGAATAATAAATCCAAATTGGAGGTAAAAGAAGCTGAAGAAGGAGATATCATCCAGGCAGGAAAAGTATTCATTGCCCCCGGCGGGAAGCAGATGAAAATTGTTGCCGGTGCCGACGGGCTGACCCGTAAAATAAAAATTACCGACGACCCGCCTGAAAACTCGTGCAAACCATCGGTGGATTATCTGTTCCGCTCCATTGCACAGCATTATGTGGGCCGCGCCACCGGTGTGATCATGACCGGCATGGGGTCCGACGGCTCCAAGGGCCTGGCTCAGATGAAACAGAATGGAAGTATTGTCATTGCCCAGGATGAAGAAAGCTGCACCGTTTTTGGCATGCCCAAAGAACCCATTGAAACCGGGCTGGCAGATGTCATCGCCCCATTGGATAGGATCGCGGAGGAAATCGTGAGGACCGTGGCCCCTTAA
- a CDS encoding protein-glutamate O-methyltransferase CheR, with protein sequence MTKTTVTPGEFKLFAQYILEISGIALDVGKEYLLETRLNPILGKYGCTSYSELLKKAKLDFKKEIENQIIDAISTNETYFFRDKSPFQLLQHKIFPDLIDKRSSKSIGKPTIRLWSAANSTGQEIYSIAMTLLEMGVTPKDYNIRLFGTDISDAAIAQASYGTYNKFEVARGLDPMRLNKYFDPVDDRYKIKDELRAMAQFKKMNLMKPFVGLGKFDIVLCRNVMIYFTSEDRRKIYANIAKVLEPDGYLLIGSTESLVNDTDLFASNKYLNSVFYQFKN encoded by the coding sequence ATGACCAAAACCACAGTAACTCCAGGGGAGTTCAAACTATTTGCCCAGTATATCCTGGAAATTTCGGGGATAGCCTTGGATGTCGGAAAAGAATATCTTCTCGAAACCCGGCTGAACCCCATTTTGGGTAAATACGGCTGCACCTCATATTCGGAGCTGCTGAAAAAGGCCAAGCTGGATTTCAAAAAAGAAATCGAAAACCAGATTATTGATGCCATTTCCACCAATGAGACATACTTTTTCAGGGACAAATCCCCTTTTCAGCTGCTTCAGCATAAAATTTTCCCTGATCTCATTGACAAACGGTCATCCAAAAGTATTGGCAAACCCACCATCAGGCTGTGGAGCGCAGCCAATTCAACGGGCCAGGAAATCTACAGCATTGCCATGACTCTTCTGGAAATGGGAGTGACGCCCAAGGATTACAATATCAGGCTCTTTGGCACGGACATTTCAGATGCCGCCATTGCCCAGGCCAGCTACGGCACTTACAATAAATTTGAAGTGGCCCGGGGGCTTGACCCCATGCGGCTGAATAAATATTTCGACCCTGTCGATGACCGGTATAAAATCAAGGACGAACTGCGGGCCATGGCCCAGTTTAAAAAAATGAACCTGATGAAACCGTTTGTTGGCCTTGGCAAATTTGACATTGTCCTGTGCAGGAATGTGATGATTTATTTTACCAGCGAGGACCGGCGCAAAATCTATGCAAACATTGCCAAAGTCCTGGAACCGGACGGTTACCTGCTCATCGGGTCCACGGAATCCCTGGTCAACGACACAGACCTGTTTGCATCCAATAAATATTTAAACTCAGTCTTTTACCAATTTAAAAATTGA